From the genome of Winogradskyella forsetii, one region includes:
- a CDS encoding T9SS type A sorting domain-containing protein: MTNKVLFSVVLFLFSIHFLEAQTTAIPDANFENYLETHSADGAIVALGDANSMGDGIANNNLVLTASISEVLLLDISGLGISNLSGIQDFAALNNLFCSDNNLESLDISNISNLVSLLCGSNSLADLDVSSNSNLETLNFADNQIQNIDLSNNTALKSLTASGNQLLLIDVSNNMELSSLSVSNNRIEGELDVSNNSNLESLYCASNQISTLNLSANPLLKNLDASGNALTDLDLSVMNSVVCPDPQTDPVTVCQGLSTINVSNNLLNALVVTNGYNNLVSFFNASDNPDLFCIQIDNGFTPSGWIKDDWTYFSENTCEDIYTYIPDDNFEQALINDGHDDILDNLVLTENIDALTSLDVSNESISSLVGIEDFSALEILDCSTNSIESLDLSNNTELIQIDVTNNNLTTLDLSTNTAFTTLYCASNMIEHLDLSTNLALTTINCSNNNLTNLDVSTISLLSNFDCSFNQIESLNLVSNTALVSVLCNDNNLFALNINNGNNTTITTFNATNNNNLFCIQVDDETYPDIAGWQKDLGASYNVACGTYIPDDNFEQELIDVGIDSDGTLNNFVATTDINTLIALDISNLAIADLTGIQDFEDLIDLNISYNELTNIDLSNNTDLEILDCSNNEITDLDLTLNTALTSLLCNDNSFLTLNIENGNNGALTTFNATNNSNLYCINVDDAIVGNILGTWQKDDFAAYNGDCVSNRVTAIPDGFFEQSLIDFGYDDVLDGEVKTANIEHIQNLDVSDKSISDLTGIQDFRSLVELDCSGNFLNTLDVSDMLFLERLNCSSNYLLTNDTNDIDGLFNTTGTISLKALYCAGNNLNNLDTSQNTNLEILDCADNNISDLNINNNALLRVLYTSNNDLTILDLSSNTALEDVNCDSNQISNLTTIGTINTTLINLSCANNDIINLSVNNYQALEVLNVSSNELTQLNVDNNAELVFLSITNNQISEISLLNNGNLVEVLASQNSLQTLDLSANALLEFLNCDFNELTALNLVSNPSLESLSCSNNQLTELDLLNNGNLIAADFSSNMISSVILPNNLEFLKRLDASNNQIENDLDLTAVAISACVFQPNQIEFCPENISINVSNNLLSFVNIQNGINTEIASFNASGNPNLECIQVDDADNVNVSWIKDEATTFSEDCNFGETYVPDDNFEQALIDLGYDSGPLNDYVLTANIVNVVSLEVNGNTIADLTGIEDFAALQTLNCSNNAIIELDLSSNSNLLEVDCSDNLLTDLDLTTNIALMTLNCAFNSISTLDLTANANLSDLNMSYNTLTSFLPSDVLSLQVFNCDNNSIVTLDFQQNQNLTSISCESNLLETLNIKNGQNTLLTNLNAINNPNLLCIETDNGTVPNGATWDIDATAQFAINCFFGETYVPDDNFEQALIDLGYDSGPLNDYVFTENIEDVEFLNISNREISDLIGIEDFISLTQLNIEGNTIAAIDLSNNLQLVNLNASNNLLAEIDVTFLLNLTDLDMSNNALTAINLDSNLSLLDVDVSTNLITELNVDGLLNLEDLNCSSNQLSSLSVVQNTNLKTLFCQSNLLIGDQLNIQNGNNENIFIFNATDNPDLGCILVDNPLAVVENLDGFYDSWFKDNSASYQTICDDADNDGVPNTDDLCPNTEFGAAVDLFGCAIPDLQNDNFTVLITGETCLNSNNGKITITAQEIYNYTATLIGQDILDGTGEVFYQEYNFTNDVDIFNLLADTYEMCVTIEEWPDYQSCYTIVITEPNPLSVFASRPASGSDVTLDMSGSTIYYIQLNDDTYTTHNSTFTLQLQQGVNQLKVSTDLDCQGVFEEQIMKADEPLLFPNPFKNELNIYDGNVGDEVTVKMYSTFGQLVLTKTFINQGVYNAIDTEHLATGMYLMSIQTKSETSTFKIVKK, encoded by the coding sequence ATGACCAATAAAGTTTTATTTTCAGTAGTATTATTTCTGTTTTCAATTCACTTCTTGGAAGCCCAGACCACAGCAATTCCAGATGCTAATTTCGAAAACTATTTAGAAACACATTCAGCCGATGGTGCAATAGTTGCTCTTGGTGATGCCAATAGTATGGGAGATGGTATTGCCAACAACAATTTGGTATTAACGGCAAGTATTAGCGAAGTGTTGCTTTTAGATATTAGTGGCTTGGGTATTTCAAATCTTTCGGGAATTCAGGATTTTGCAGCGCTCAACAACCTGTTCTGTAGTGACAATAACTTGGAATCCTTGGATATTTCCAACATTTCCAATTTGGTGTCTTTGCTTTGTGGTTCCAACAGTCTCGCAGATTTAGATGTTAGTAGTAATAGCAATTTAGAAACATTGAATTTTGCGGATAACCAAATACAAAATATTGATCTTTCAAATAATACAGCTTTAAAAAGTTTAACAGCTTCAGGTAATCAACTGCTGCTTATCGATGTTTCCAATAATATGGAACTATCTTCATTAAGTGTTTCAAACAATAGGATAGAAGGTGAATTAGATGTTAGTAATAATTCCAATTTAGAGAGCCTGTACTGTGCTTCAAACCAAATTTCTACGTTAAATCTGTCAGCAAATCCATTATTGAAAAATCTTGACGCTTCTGGTAATGCTTTAACTGATTTAGATTTATCAGTTATGAATTCTGTAGTCTGTCCGGATCCACAAACAGATCCTGTTACGGTATGTCAAGGCCTGTCAACCATAAATGTATCGAATAATTTGTTGAATGCATTAGTCGTTACAAACGGCTACAACAACTTAGTCTCATTTTTTAATGCCTCTGACAATCCAGATTTATTCTGTATTCAAATTGATAACGGTTTTACACCTTCGGGATGGATTAAGGATGATTGGACCTATTTCAGCGAGAATACCTGCGAAGATATTTACACCTATATACCAGACGATAATTTCGAGCAAGCTTTGATTAACGATGGGCATGACGATATTTTAGATAATCTGGTTTTAACTGAAAATATAGATGCGCTCACAAGTTTGGATGTTTCAAATGAATCCATTTCCAGCTTAGTGGGAATTGAAGATTTTTCAGCTTTGGAGATTTTAGATTGTAGTACAAATTCCATAGAGAGTTTAGACTTATCAAATAACACAGAACTCATCCAAATAGACGTTACAAATAACAATTTAACAACTTTGGACTTAAGCACAAATACAGCGTTTACGACACTATATTGTGCAAGTAATATGATTGAACATCTGGATTTAAGCACAAATTTAGCGCTGACTACAATCAATTGTTCCAATAACAACTTAACCAATTTGGATGTCAGTACGATTTCGTTACTAAGTAATTTTGATTGTTCGTTCAACCAAATAGAAAGTTTGAATCTTGTCAGTAATACCGCATTGGTGAGTGTATTGTGCAACGATAATAACTTGTTTGCTTTAAATATTAACAACGGAAACAATACTACAATTACCACGTTCAATGCCACAAATAATAACAATCTGTTCTGTATTCAAGTTGATGATGAGACTTATCCGGATATTGCAGGTTGGCAAAAAGATTTGGGAGCATCTTACAATGTTGCTTGTGGTACTTATATTCCTGATGATAATTTTGAACAAGAATTAATTGATGTAGGAATTGATTCTGACGGCACATTAAACAACTTTGTGGCAACGACAGATATTAATACTTTAATAGCACTGGATATTTCAAATCTCGCCATAGCTGATTTAACCGGAATCCAAGATTTTGAGGATTTAATAGACTTGAATATTTCATATAATGAATTAACAAACATAGACTTAAGCAATAATACAGACTTAGAAATTTTAGATTGCTCAAACAATGAAATCACGGATTTAGACCTTACCTTAAATACCGCTTTAACCTCATTGTTATGCAACGACAACAGCTTCTTAACCCTGAATATTGAAAATGGAAACAATGGCGCACTGACAACGTTTAATGCTACAAATAATTCCAATTTATATTGTATAAATGTGGATGACGCTATTGTTGGGAATATTCTTGGGACTTGGCAAAAAGATGATTTTGCAGCCTATAATGGCGATTGTGTATCGAACCGTGTGACGGCAATTCCAGATGGGTTTTTTGAACAAAGTTTAATTGATTTTGGCTATGATGATGTTTTGGATGGCGAAGTAAAGACTGCAAACATTGAACATATCCAGAATTTGGATGTTAGTGACAAGAGTATTTCTGACTTAACAGGAATTCAAGATTTTAGGTCATTGGTTGAATTGGATTGTAGTGGTAATTTCCTGAATACATTGGATGTGAGCGATATGTTGTTTTTAGAACGTTTGAATTGTAGTTCAAATTATCTACTCACAAATGATACCAACGATATAGACGGTTTATTCAATACAACAGGAACTATAAGTTTGAAAGCCTTGTATTGCGCTGGTAACAATTTGAATAATTTAGATACATCCCAAAACACCAATCTCGAAATATTGGATTGTGCGGATAATAATATTTCAGACCTTAATATCAATAACAATGCATTGCTAAGAGTTTTATATACTTCTAATAATGATTTGACCATTTTAGATTTAAGCAGCAATACAGCTTTGGAAGATGTGAATTGCGATAGTAATCAAATTAGCAATTTAACAACTATAGGAACAATAAATACCACGCTAATCAATCTAAGCTGTGCCAATAACGATATCATAAATTTATCTGTAAATAATTATCAAGCATTGGAAGTTTTAAATGTGTCGTCAAATGAATTAACCCAGCTCAATGTTGATAATAATGCCGAACTTGTCTTTTTATCAATTACCAATAATCAAATATCGGAAATATCGCTTTTAAACAATGGCAATTTAGTTGAGGTCTTGGCATCTCAAAACAGTTTGCAAACACTCGACCTATCTGCGAATGCGCTTTTAGAATTTTTGAACTGTGATTTTAATGAACTAACGGCTCTAAATTTAGTTTCAAATCCATCACTCGAGTCATTATCCTGTTCAAACAATCAACTGACGGAACTGGATTTACTCAACAATGGAAATTTGATTGCAGCTGATTTTAGTTCGAATATGATATCGAGCGTCATCTTGCCGAATAATTTGGAGTTTTTAAAACGACTGGATGCCAGCAACAACCAAATTGAAAACGATTTGGATTTAACTGCTGTGGCGATTTCGGCCTGCGTTTTTCAACCGAATCAAATAGAATTTTGCCCAGAAAACATTTCCATTAATGTGTCTAACAATCTATTGAGTTTTGTTAACATTCAAAATGGAATCAATACAGAAATAGCAAGTTTTAACGCCTCTGGAAATCCAAATTTGGAATGTATTCAGGTTGATGATGCAGATAATGTCAATGTGAGTTGGATTAAAGATGAAGCCACAACGTTTAGCGAAGATTGCAATTTTGGAGAAACTTATGTGCCAGACGATAATTTTGAGCAAGCACTCATCGATTTAGGCTACGATTCTGGGCCTTTAAACGATTATGTCTTAACTGCCAACATAGTTAACGTTGTTAGTCTGGAAGTCAACGGGAATACGATTGCAGACCTCACAGGCATTGAAGATTTTGCTGCTTTACAAACTTTGAATTGCTCTAACAATGCTATAATTGAATTGGATTTAAGCTCAAATTCAAATTTATTGGAAGTCGATTGTTCAGATAATTTATTGACCGATTTAGACCTAACAACTAACATCGCTTTGATGACGCTTAATTGTGCTTTTAATTCAATCAGCACTTTAGATTTAACGGCTAACGCGAATCTTTCAGACTTAAATATGTCATATAATACATTGACGTCGTTTTTACCTAGTGACGTTTTGTCCCTACAGGTTTTCAATTGTGACAACAATTCAATTGTAACTCTCGATTTTCAACAAAATCAGAATTTAACAAGTATAAGCTGCGAATCAAATCTATTGGAAACACTCAATATTAAAAACGGTCAAAACACACTTTTAACGAATTTGAATGCCATTAACAATCCTAATTTATTATGTATTGAAACTGATAATGGCACAGTCCCAAATGGTGCCACTTGGGACATAGATGCCACAGCACAATTTGCCATAAACTGCTTTTTTGGAGAAACCTATGTGCCAGATGATAATTTTGAGCAAGCTTTAATCGACTTAGGATATGATTCAGGGCCTTTAAACGATTATGTTTTTACCGAAAATATTGAAGACGTAGAGTTCTTAAATATCAGTAATAGAGAAATTTCAGACTTAATCGGTATAGAAGATTTTATCAGTTTAACGCAATTAAATATTGAAGGGAATACTATCGCTGCAATTGATTTAAGTAACAACCTTCAATTGGTCAATCTCAATGCTTCCAATAATTTACTTGCGGAAATTGATGTGACGTTTCTTTTGAATTTAACGGATTTAGATATGTCCAATAATGCATTGACCGCAATAAATTTAGATTCAAATTTAAGTTTGTTGGATGTAGATGTGTCCACTAATTTAATAACGGAATTAAATGTCGATGGATTATTGAATTTAGAAGATTTGAATTGTTCGTCTAATCAATTGAGTAGTTTGAGTGTTGTTCAGAATACCAACTTAAAAACCTTGTTTTGCCAATCCAATTTGTTAATTGGAGACCAGCTCAATATTCAGAATGGAAACAATGAAAATATATTCATATTCAATGCCACCGACAATCCAGATTTGGGATGTATTTTGGTTGATAATCCATTAGCAGTAGTTGAAAACCTTGATGGTTTTTATGATAGCTGGTTTAAAGACAATTCCGCAAGTTACCAAACCATTTGCGACGATGCTGATAATGATGGTGTGCCAAACACAGATGACCTATGTCCAAATACCGAATTTGGTGCTGCTGTGGATTTGTTTGGATGCGCCATACCAGATTTGCAAAATGACAACTTCACGGTTTTAATCACAGGGGAAACTTGCTTAAACAGTAATAACGGTAAAATTACCATAACGGCTCAAGAAATTTATAATTATACCGCGACACTAATCGGCCAGGATATTCTTGACGGCACAGGAGAGGTTTTTTATCAAGAATACAACTTCACGAATGATGTTGATATTTTCAATCTTTTGGCTGACACGTATGAAATGTGCGTTACCATCGAAGAATGGCCAGATTACCAAAGTTGTTATACCATAGTAATTACCGAACCGAATCCACTAAGTGTTTTTGCGAGCCGACCTGCTTCAGGTAGTGATGTAACCTTAGATATGTCTGGCAGTACCATCTATTATATTCAGTTAAATGATGATACTTATACAACCCATAATTCAACATTTACACTTCAACTTCAACAGGGTGTAAATCAGTTGAAGGTCAGTACAGATTTAGATTGTCAAGGGGTTTTTGAAGAGCAAATTATGAAAGCAGATGAACCGCTGCTGTTTCCTAACCCTTTTAAAAATGAATTGAACATCTACGATGGAAACGTAGGAGATGAGGTCACAGTAAAAATGTATTCCACGTTTGGCCAGTTAGTTTTGACCAAAACATTTATAAATCAAGGTGTTTACAATGCAATTGATACAGAACATTTAGCCACTGGTATGTATCTTATGTCTATACAGACCAAAAGCGAGACATCAACTTTTAAAATTGTAAAAAAATGA
- a CDS encoding tetratricopeptide repeat protein, with the protein MNSNFNNKKHLGLILILIFSMALNAQNTKLIDSLKLELKNRTADDSIKVKILTKLHEKLMFSKPEEAKTYALKELEISKKIGFKKGIATGNMHIGDYYGNRNENDSALYYFNKAKAYFKDINSTRGLIFINHSLASIKESTGNLDEAIAITKETLNLIEDHEEEGDLKTKFIGAQHNALANRYIEKGHYRIALIEALKALKCFEKINHESRKADVIKQIGDIESGLENHDNSISYYEQAIEIYKKLDEKMYLAYAYNSLGISYQNLKDYENARIAFNMAITNSEAVEDKLSLSNVMNNLAELEIIDGNFAKAEGLLLTAKTLAEEENLQLSLAGAYDGLSKVDYQTNNLSAALIKNNQAIALTKESGALPHLQSLYKYRSEILETLNEHEEANNYLKASHKIKDSIFSNKKTQQIEELKTIYETEKKEQQIQLQKNEIELLNIKGKVNNLQRLLLAFGLVLALIAFYAFYQKNKRNKLDKEKAEAELEFKTKELTTHALHLAKKNEVLNDIKQKAKVFKKEAKADRGYQTLIQTINFDLKDDNNWENFSKYFEDVHKGFNAKAQEQFPKITSNDLRLMSLLKMNLSSKEIANILNISNDGIKKARYRLRKKLDLSTEDSLQEFILTL; encoded by the coding sequence ATGAATTCTAATTTCAACAATAAGAAACACTTAGGACTAATTTTAATTTTGATTTTTTCAATGGCCCTAAACGCGCAAAACACAAAACTTATTGACAGTTTAAAACTTGAACTTAAAAACAGGACTGCAGACGATTCCATAAAGGTCAAAATTTTAACTAAGCTTCATGAAAAACTTATGTTTTCAAAACCAGAGGAAGCCAAAACCTACGCTTTAAAAGAACTGGAAATTTCGAAAAAAATAGGTTTCAAAAAAGGCATCGCAACTGGGAATATGCATATTGGTGATTATTATGGCAATAGGAATGAAAATGATTCTGCGCTGTACTATTTTAACAAGGCCAAGGCGTATTTCAAAGACATTAATAGCACCAGAGGCCTGATTTTTATAAACCACTCCTTAGCGAGTATCAAAGAATCTACTGGAAACCTAGATGAAGCCATTGCCATTACCAAAGAAACCTTAAACTTAATTGAAGATCATGAAGAAGAAGGCGATTTAAAGACAAAGTTCATTGGCGCACAACACAATGCGCTTGCCAATAGATATATCGAAAAAGGACATTATAGAATTGCATTGATTGAGGCTTTGAAAGCTTTAAAATGTTTTGAAAAAATAAATCATGAATCCAGAAAAGCAGATGTCATCAAACAAATTGGAGACATTGAATCAGGACTGGAAAATCATGATAACTCTATTTCATATTATGAGCAAGCTATTGAAATCTATAAAAAATTAGACGAAAAAATGTATTTGGCCTACGCTTATAATTCCTTAGGCATTTCCTATCAAAATTTGAAGGATTACGAAAACGCGAGGATAGCATTTAATATGGCAATTACAAACTCTGAAGCGGTTGAAGATAAGTTGTCACTTTCTAATGTGATGAACAATTTAGCAGAACTAGAAATAATTGACGGCAACTTCGCAAAGGCAGAAGGACTTTTGTTAACTGCCAAAACCTTGGCTGAAGAAGAAAATTTACAATTAAGCTTGGCTGGTGCTTATGATGGTTTATCAAAGGTTGATTACCAAACTAATAATTTATCGGCAGCCTTAATTAAAAACAATCAAGCCATAGCACTCACTAAAGAAAGTGGCGCGTTGCCTCATTTACAAAGTTTATATAAGTATCGTTCTGAAATTCTGGAAACGCTGAACGAACACGAAGAGGCTAATAATTATTTGAAAGCATCACATAAAATCAAGGATAGCATATTTTCAAATAAAAAAACGCAACAAATTGAAGAATTAAAAACGATTTATGAAACCGAAAAAAAAGAACAACAAATACAGCTTCAAAAAAATGAAATTGAGCTTTTGAATATTAAAGGTAAGGTTAATAACCTACAGCGCTTACTTTTAGCTTTTGGATTGGTTTTGGCTTTAATTGCTTTTTACGCATTTTATCAAAAAAACAAACGCAACAAATTAGACAAGGAAAAGGCTGAAGCCGAACTGGAATTCAAAACCAAAGAACTTACAACACACGCCTTGCATCTCGCCAAAAAGAACGAAGTTCTTAACGATATTAAACAAAAAGCCAAGGTATTTAAAAAGGAAGCCAAAGCAGATCGAGGTTACCAAACGCTCATACAAACTATTAATTTTGATTTAAAGGATGATAACAATTGGGAAAATTTCAGCAAATATTTTGAAGACGTGCATAAGGGGTTTAATGCAAAAGCACAAGAACAATTTCCTAAAATCACCTCAAATGATTTGCGCTTGATGTCCCTTTTAAAAATGAATTTATCTTCAAAGGAAATCGCCAATATTTTGAACATTTCAAACGATGGGATTAAAAAAGCGCGATACAGACTTCGCAAGAAACTCGACTTATCTACTGAAGATTCTTTACAGGAATTTATTTTAACGCTTTAA
- the guaA gene encoding glutamine-hydrolyzing GMP synthase, whose amino-acid sequence MQHNKVLILDFGSQYTQLIARRVRELNIYCEIHPFNKIPTDSDSFKAVILSGSPNSVRGEDVLHPNLDEIRGKKPMLAVCYGAQYLAHFSGGKVAESSTREYGRANLSFVKSEDDFFENIHEGSQVWMSHSDTIKKLPTNAVLLASTTDVENAAYKIENEQTYAIQFHPEVYHTTDGAQLLKNFLVKIAEVEQDWTPQSFVEETVDDLKAKLGNDKVVLGLSGGVDSSVAAMLLHKAIGKNLYCIFVNNGLLRKNEFEDVLTQYEGMGLNVKGVDASARFLDALKGLSDPELKRKAIGSAFIEVFDDEAHDIKDVKWLAQGTIYPDVIESVSATGGPSATIKSHHNVGGLPDFMKLKVVEPLKALFKDEVRRVGASMNMDKQLLGRHPFPGPGLAIRILGDITAEKVRILQEVDFVFINNLRSWNLYDKVWQAGAMLLPVNSVGVMGDERTYEKCVALRAVESTDGMTADWVNLPYEFLQKTSNEIINKVKGVNRVVYDISSKPPATIEWE is encoded by the coding sequence ATGCAACACAACAAAGTCCTAATTTTAGATTTCGGATCGCAATACACACAGCTTATTGCACGCAGAGTTAGAGAGTTAAATATCTATTGCGAAATCCATCCCTTCAATAAAATTCCAACAGATTCAGACAGTTTTAAAGCGGTCATTTTATCGGGTAGCCCAAATTCCGTAAGAGGAGAAGATGTGCTTCATCCTAATTTAGATGAAATTCGAGGAAAAAAACCAATGCTAGCCGTTTGTTACGGCGCACAATATTTGGCACATTTTTCTGGTGGAAAGGTTGCAGAATCGAGTACAAGGGAATATGGAAGGGCCAATTTAAGTTTTGTAAAATCTGAGGATGATTTCTTTGAAAACATCCATGAAGGCAGCCAAGTTTGGATGAGCCATAGTGATACCATAAAAAAACTACCAACCAATGCGGTGCTTTTAGCAAGTACCACTGATGTTGAAAATGCAGCCTATAAAATTGAAAATGAGCAAACTTATGCCATTCAATTTCATCCCGAAGTTTATCATACAACTGATGGCGCACAATTATTAAAGAACTTTTTAGTTAAGATAGCAGAGGTGGAACAAGATTGGACACCACAATCTTTTGTTGAAGAAACCGTTGATGATTTGAAAGCTAAACTTGGCAATGATAAAGTTGTTCTCGGTTTATCTGGAGGCGTAGATTCATCGGTTGCTGCTATGTTGCTTCATAAAGCGATTGGTAAAAACCTCTATTGCATCTTTGTAAATAACGGACTCTTACGAAAAAATGAGTTTGAAGATGTCCTTACGCAATACGAAGGCATGGGATTGAACGTTAAAGGTGTAGATGCTTCGGCACGCTTTTTGGATGCTTTAAAAGGACTGAGTGATCCCGAGCTGAAAAGAAAAGCGATAGGTAGTGCGTTTATTGAGGTTTTTGATGATGAAGCACACGATATTAAAGATGTGAAATGGTTGGCACAAGGCACCATTTATCCAGATGTCATAGAAAGTGTGTCGGCAACTGGTGGTCCAAGTGCCACCATTAAAAGTCATCATAATGTCGGTGGCTTACCAGATTTTATGAAGCTGAAAGTCGTAGAACCACTAAAAGCTTTGTTTAAAGATGAAGTAAGACGTGTAGGTGCTTCCATGAATATGGACAAACAATTATTGGGCCGTCATCCATTTCCGGGACCTGGATTAGCCATTCGGATTCTTGGTGATATAACTGCGGAGAAAGTCCGTATTTTACAAGAGGTCGATTTTGTGTTTATCAATAATTTACGTTCATGGAATTTGTACGATAAAGTTTGGCAGGCAGGTGCCATGTTATTACCTGTAAATAGCGTCGGAGTGATGGGCGATGAACGTACTTACGAAAAATGTGTAGCTTTACGAGCTGTGGAAAGTACAGATGGAATGACCGCGGATTGGGTAAATTTACCGTATGAGTTTTTGCAAAAAACCTCTAACGAAATTATAAATAAAGTAAAAGGTGTGAATAGAGTTGTTTATGATATCAGTTCCAAGCCACCAGCTACTATTGAATGGGAATAA
- a CDS encoding LysM peptidoglycan-binding domain-containing protein: MKNILTIILIAFTMGLSAQNYIEHTVEPGETIQTIAKQYLVTPHDIYALNPDAKRKFQPNTVLIIPNSKVKNDDIVEDRRELIGYKNHKVRRKETLYGLAQEHNVSEEEIKKANRFLYSENLKKGDKIRIPRYRTVVSKQTLSNTIKKYTVQPKEGKWRIAYKFGISVSELEALNPFMNETIQPGDELNVPNIKDQEEKAIDTTFSYYEVLPKEGFYRLKVKLNLTQEQLEQLNPELKETGLKAGMVLKVPESVDTLGSLTTVETTNLRSSLTNFKTKKLALMMPYRLDRIDVDAVEETKNKIKEDRRLSVVLDFHVGVMMALDSAKQLGISTDLKVLDTRYHVSATSELLDDNDFSDYDAVIGPMEEKSFNRVALALRSDNVPVIAAMNKPKEVYSNVFQTIPEEKLLRKAMIDFVKTDSLKTRVVIISDRAHKTTSEALQKEFPNSKLILSRMDKKDKTKDAHFIYHADLQNVFAAGKTYVFLETDNNAFVSSVISMLNGLVIEKTEIILATTDKNRAFEGKDIDNNNLSNLKFHYPSIHKDFDETKANGFVNAYREEYGVSPSKYVSRGFDITLDLLMRLASAEDLYGASLETIETEYVENKFRYNKDLFGGYVNQAVYVVKFDDLRIVNAN, encoded by the coding sequence ATGAAAAACATCTTAACCATCATACTAATCGCTTTTACAATGGGCTTAAGTGCCCAGAATTATATTGAGCATACGGTAGAACCAGGTGAAACCATTCAAACTATTGCCAAACAATATTTGGTTACACCGCATGATATTTATGCATTAAATCCGGATGCCAAGCGGAAATTTCAGCCGAATACGGTTTTAATCATTCCGAATTCTAAAGTGAAGAATGATGACATCGTAGAGGACAGAAGAGAGCTTATTGGTTATAAAAATCATAAGGTAAGGCGGAAAGAGACTTTATATGGCTTGGCTCAAGAGCACAATGTTTCTGAAGAGGAAATTAAGAAGGCCAATCGCTTTCTATATTCAGAAAATCTCAAAAAAGGCGATAAGATTAGAATTCCAAGATATAGAACTGTAGTTTCCAAACAAACCTTGAGTAATACCATAAAAAAATATACGGTTCAACCCAAAGAAGGGAAATGGCGAATCGCCTATAAGTTCGGAATTTCAGTATCGGAATTAGAGGCTTTAAATCCTTTTATGAACGAGACCATTCAGCCAGGTGACGAGCTGAACGTACCAAATATTAAAGATCAAGAAGAAAAAGCGATTGACACTACGTTTAGTTATTATGAAGTGTTACCAAAAGAAGGTTTTTACAGATTAAAAGTGAAATTGAACTTAACACAAGAACAGTTAGAGCAATTAAATCCAGAATTAAAAGAAACTGGATTAAAAGCAGGAATGGTTCTAAAAGTGCCAGAAAGTGTTGATACATTAGGCAGTTTAACAACTGTTGAAACTACCAATTTAAGAAGCAGCTTAACTAACTTTAAAACAAAAAAACTGGCGTTGATGATGCCATATCGTCTCGATAGAATTGATGTGGATGCCGTTGAGGAAACTAAAAATAAAATTAAAGAAGATAGGCGATTATCTGTTGTGTTGGATTTTCATGTTGGTGTGATGATGGCTTTAGATTCCGCTAAACAATTAGGAATTTCGACCGATTTAAAGGTGTTGGATACACGGTATCATGTTTCGGCCACTAGTGAATTATTGGACGATAATGATTTTTCAGACTATGATGCGGTTATTGGACCTATGGAAGAAAAGAGTTTCAATCGCGTCGCGCTGGCCTTAAGATCAGATAATGTTCCGGTTATTGCGGCCATGAATAAACCAAAGGAAGTCTACAGTAATGTGTTTCAAACCATCCCGGAAGAAAAATTATTACGCAAAGCGATGATCGATTTTGTAAAAACGGATAGTTTAAAAACAAGGGTTGTTATTATTTCGGACCGAGCACATAAAACGACCAGTGAAGCTTTGCAGAAAGAGTTTCCTAATTCGAAACTGATTCTGTCTAGAATGGATAAAAAAGATAAAACGAAAGATGCCCATTTTATTTATCATGCCGATTTACAGAACGTATTTGCAGCTGGTAAAACTTATGTATTTTTAGAAACCGATAATAATGCTTTTGTGTCTAGTGTTATCAGTATGCTCAATGGATTGGTAATTGAGAAAACGGAAATTATTTTGGCAACAACGGATAAAAATAGAGCTTTTGAAGGGAAGGATATAGACAATAATAATTTGTCTAATTTAAAGTTTCACTATCCATCAATTCACAAGGATTTCGACGAAACTAAGGCCAATGGTTTTGTCAACGCTTATCGTGAGGAATACGGCGTATCGCCAAGTAAATATGTGTCTCGTGGCTTTGATATTACTTTAGATCTTTTAATGCGTTTGGCTTCAGCTGAAGATTTATATGGTGCATCATTGGAAACGATTGAAACGGAATACGTAGAGAATAAGTTTCGATACAATAAAGATCTTTTTGGCGGTTACGTAAATCAAGCTGTTTATGTTGTGAAATTTGATGATTTACGAATTGTCAATGCGAATTGA